A genomic segment from Labrus bergylta chromosome 3, fLabBer1.1, whole genome shotgun sequence encodes:
- the si:dkey-56m19.5 gene encoding calphotin — protein sequence MGGKLSKKKKGYDVSDPKDAKNEAPAKAAVAEESAVVEAEAAPTQETLPAEANNVVEESVGSAVAATTEAVQAPEEPKSAPPEEPTAPVEEPVAPSDEPAPVAEEPVSAAVETAPVVEEVAVIAEEPAVAVETAPVAEEPAAAVETAPVAEEPAAAAEEVAAVAEESAAALEPAEVTEEPAAAVEVEAPVAEVPALVAEEPTAAAQPSPVEEPVVAAEEVAAAAAEVSAPVVVVVEEQAPLELPQATVTEPDIPEPAPEELPVEEPVAVVEAVSEPEIVPASTEDQEPIQEIVTEPEVIVVETVLPTPVPEPEAVAEPEPIVEPVQEPEPIVEQVQEPEPEPEPEPEPVPKQAEQVLELEPEQKADALESAAEVEVVVPVPVVATSDITEAPQVLETAAAEVPLEPQPVEEPSIAIEALSTEAAAEPEAAEPVPEIVISESISTSEICEISTEVVQAPVEEVPFPEPEVETKMENGNLESPSITEDVVQVEALPTVNGDCTDSASTPVEECINGGEETPTKQQSDIELKKEVNLSGDVQEVPDSVPDIVEPLSTEVTQAV from the coding sequence ATGGGAGGCAAACtgagcaagaagaagaagggataTGATGTGAGCGACCCAAAAGATGCTAAAAATGAGGCCCCAGCAAAAGCTGCAGTTGCAGAGGAGTCTGCTGTAGTGGAGGCTGAAGCCGCACCTACACAAGAAACGTTGCCAGCTGAAGCAAATAATGTAGTAGAGGAATCTGTGGGGTCAGCTGTGGCAGCAACAACAGAAGCTGTACAAGCTCCAGAAGAGCCCAAATCTGCACCTCCAGAGGAACCAACCGCTCCAGTAGAAGAACCAGTTGCTCCCTCTGATGAACCAGCTCCAGTAGCAGAAGAACCAGTTTCAGCAGCTGTGGAGACCGCTCCTGTGGTAGAGGAGGTAGCGGTAATTGCAGAAGAACCAGCTGTAGCAGTTGAAACAGCTCCTGTAGCAGAAGAACCAGCGGCAGCAGTTGAAACAGCTCCTGTAGCAGaagaaccagcagcagcagcagaggaggtaGCTGCAGTTGCAGAAGAATCAGCTGCAGCATTAGAACCAGCTGAAGTAACGGAAGAACCAGCTGCAGCAGTGGAGGTGGAAGCTCCAGTTGCAGAAGTACCAGCTCTAGTAGCAGAAGAACCAACTGCAGCTGCACAACCATCTCCAGTAGAAGAACCTGTTGTAGCTGCAGAGGAGgtagctgcagcagcagcagaggtgtCGGCcccagtagtagtagtagtagaagaACAAGCCCCACTAGAGCTCCCACAGGCTACAGTAACAGAACCAGACATCCCAGAACCTGCACCTGAAGAACTCCCTGTAGAAGAACCAGTTGCAGTTGTCGAAGCTGTTTCAGAGCCAGAAATTGTTCCTGCCAGCACAGAGGACCAAGAGCCCATCCAAGAGATTGTTACTGAGCCAGAAGTAATTGTGGTGGAGACAGTATTGCCTACTCCTGTCCCTGAACCAGAGGCAGTGGCTGAACCAGAGCCAATCGTTGAGCCAGTGCAAGAACCAGAGCCAATCGTTGAGCAAGTGCAAGaaccagagccagagccagagccagagccagaacCTGTACCAAAGCAAGCTGAGCAAGTACTCGAGCTGGAGCCTGAGCAAAAGGCTGATGCATTGGAATCTGCAGCAGAAGTTGAAGTGGTTGTGCCGGTACCAGTAGTAGCCACATCTGACATTACTGAAGCACCCCAGGTATTGGAGACTGCTGCAGCTGAGGTCCCCCTTGAACCTCAGCCTGTGGAAGAGCCATCCATTGCTATAGAGGCCTTGAGCACTGAGGCGGCAGCTGAGCCAGAAGCAGCAGAACCTGTCCCTGAGATTGTCATCTCTGAGTCCATCTCTACAAGCGAAATTTGCGAAATTTCCACAGAGGTAGTTCAAGCCCCCGTGGAAGAGGTACCTTTCCCAGAGCCTGAGGTAGAAACCAAGATGGAAAATGGGAATTTAGAGAGCCCTTCTATTACAGAGGATGTGGTGCAAGTAGAAGCACTCCCTACTGTGAATGGAGATTGTACAGATTCTGCTTCCACACCGGTGGAGGAATGCATAAATGGTGGTGAGGAGACGCCAACCAAGCAGCAGAGTGACATTGAACTGAAAAAGGAGGTGAACCTGAGTGGGGATGTCCAGGAAGTTCCAGATTCAGTCCCCGACATAGTGGAGCCTCTCAGCACTGAGGTCACCCAGGCAGTCTGA
- the dync1li2 gene encoding cytoplasmic dynein 1 light intermediate chain 2 isoform X2, translating to MAPVLEKQLPGAAGAGDNNNTEEDEGQNLWTSILSEVSTRSSSKLPSGKNILVFGEDGSGKTSLVAKLQGADHNKKGRGLEYLYLNVHDEDRDDLTRCNVWILDGDLYHKGLLKFAVSPQSLPDCLAVFVADMSRPWTIMESLQKWASVLRDHVDKLKIAPEDMREMEQKMVKAFQEYTEPEDANQPSPQRRPPTAGEDEAVVLPLGDNTLTHNLGVPVLIVCSKCDAVSVLEKEHDYREEHFDLIQSHIRRFCLQYGAGLIYTSVKEEKNMDLLYKYIVHKMYDFQFTTPALVVEKDAVFIPSGWDNEKKIAILHENFTTVRPEDPFEDFITKPPVRKLVHDKEINAEDEQVFLMKQQSLLAKQPATPTRGATESPGRTASGSPRPAGRAGQPTVTSGSPMAAVKKPDPNMKAGAANEGVLANFFNSLLSKKTGSPGSPGSPGSGAVGAGVQGSAKKTEAGFD from the exons ATGGCTCCCGTTCTGGAGAAACAGCTCCCGGGCGCAGCCGGGGCAggcgacaacaacaacaccgaGGAGGACGAAGGACAAAACCTTTG GACCTCAATACTGAGCGAGGTTTCAACTAGATCGAGTTCAAAGTTGCCATCAGGGAAGAATATCCTGGTATTTG GTGAAGATGGATCAGGAAAAACATCACTTGTGGCCAAACTTCAAGGAGCTGATCACAACAAGAAAGGGAGGGGGCTGGAGTACCTGTACTTAAATGTCCATGATGAGGACAGAGATG ACCTAACTCGGTGTAATGTGTGGATCCTTGATGGCGACCTATACCATAAAGGCCTACTTAAGTTTGCAGTGTCACCCCAGTCACTACCTGACTGTCttgctgtatttgttgctgATATGTCACGGCCCTGGACCATTATGGAGTCACTGCAGAAGTGGGCAAGTGTGCTACGTGATCATGTGGACAAGCTCAAGATCGCACCTGAGGACATGAGAGAAATGGAGCAGAAGA TGGTGAAGGCGTTTCAAGAGTACACAGAACCAGAGGATGCCAACCAACCGTCCCCACAGAGACGGCCCCCAACTGCAGGGGAAGATGAGGCTGTTGTGTTACCACTTGGggacaacacactcacacacaacctGGGCGTTCCAGTGCTAATAGTTTGTTCAAAG TGTGATGCAGTCAGCGTACTAGAGAAGGAGCATGACTACAGAGAAGAGCACTTTGATTTGATCCAGTCCCACATCAGGCGATTTTGCTTACAGT ACGGAGCTGGTTTGATCTATACATCGgtcaaagaggagaaaaacatgGATCTGCTTTACAAATATATAGTCCATAAAATGTACGACTTCCAGTTCACAACACCTGCCTTAGTGGTGGAGAAGGATGCAGTGTTCAT TCCGTCTGGATGGGATAATGAGAAGAAAATTGCGATTTTGCATGAAAACTTCACAACGGTCAGACCCGAAGATCCATTTGAAGATTTTATCACAAAGCCTCCAGTTAGAAAG CTTGTTCATGACAAAGAGATAAACGCAGAGGATGAGCAGGTATTCCTGATGAAGCAACAG tcttTGCTAGCAAAGCAGCCAGCCACGCCAACGAGAGGAGCAACA GAGTCTCCAGGACGGACAGCCTCAGGGTCTCCAAGGCCTGCAGGTCGCGCTGGCCAACCCACAGTGACCAGCGGCTCACCGATGGCTGCTGTGAAAAAGCCTGACCCCAACATGAAAG CGGGAGCTGCCAATGAGGGAGTGCTGGCTAACTTCTTTAACAGTCTGTTGAGTAAAAAGACTGGATCCCCAGGATCCCCAGGGAGCCCGGGGAGTGGAGCAGTAGGAGCTGGAGTTCAAGGGTCTGCCAAGAAAACAG AAGCCGGGTTTGACTGA
- the dync1li2 gene encoding cytoplasmic dynein 1 light intermediate chain 2 isoform X1, translated as MAPVLEKQLPGAAGAGDNNNTEEDEGQNLWTSILSEVSTRSSSKLPSGKNILVFGEDGSGKTSLVAKLQGADHNKKGRGLEYLYLNVHDEDRDDLTRCNVWILDGDLYHKGLLKFAVSPQSLPDCLAVFVADMSRPWTIMESLQKWASVLRDHVDKLKIAPEDMREMEQKMVKAFQEYTEPEDANQPSPQRRPPTAGEDEAVVLPLGDNTLTHNLGVPVLIVCSKCDAVSVLEKEHDYREEHFDLIQSHIRRFCLQYGAGLIYTSVKEEKNMDLLYKYIVHKMYDFQFTTPALVVEKDAVFIPSGWDNEKKIAILHENFTTVRPEDPFEDFITKPPVRKLVHDKEINAEDEQVFLMKQQSLLAKQPATPTRGATESPGRTASGSPRPAGRAGQPTVTSGSPMAAVKKPDPNMKAGAANEGVLANFFNSLLSKKTGSPGSPGSPGSGAVGAGVQGSAKKTGQKPGLTDVQAELDRMTRKQDSMVSANNIPPPTENEA; from the exons ATGGCTCCCGTTCTGGAGAAACAGCTCCCGGGCGCAGCCGGGGCAggcgacaacaacaacaccgaGGAGGACGAAGGACAAAACCTTTG GACCTCAATACTGAGCGAGGTTTCAACTAGATCGAGTTCAAAGTTGCCATCAGGGAAGAATATCCTGGTATTTG GTGAAGATGGATCAGGAAAAACATCACTTGTGGCCAAACTTCAAGGAGCTGATCACAACAAGAAAGGGAGGGGGCTGGAGTACCTGTACTTAAATGTCCATGATGAGGACAGAGATG ACCTAACTCGGTGTAATGTGTGGATCCTTGATGGCGACCTATACCATAAAGGCCTACTTAAGTTTGCAGTGTCACCCCAGTCACTACCTGACTGTCttgctgtatttgttgctgATATGTCACGGCCCTGGACCATTATGGAGTCACTGCAGAAGTGGGCAAGTGTGCTACGTGATCATGTGGACAAGCTCAAGATCGCACCTGAGGACATGAGAGAAATGGAGCAGAAGA TGGTGAAGGCGTTTCAAGAGTACACAGAACCAGAGGATGCCAACCAACCGTCCCCACAGAGACGGCCCCCAACTGCAGGGGAAGATGAGGCTGTTGTGTTACCACTTGGggacaacacactcacacacaacctGGGCGTTCCAGTGCTAATAGTTTGTTCAAAG TGTGATGCAGTCAGCGTACTAGAGAAGGAGCATGACTACAGAGAAGAGCACTTTGATTTGATCCAGTCCCACATCAGGCGATTTTGCTTACAGT ACGGAGCTGGTTTGATCTATACATCGgtcaaagaggagaaaaacatgGATCTGCTTTACAAATATATAGTCCATAAAATGTACGACTTCCAGTTCACAACACCTGCCTTAGTGGTGGAGAAGGATGCAGTGTTCAT TCCGTCTGGATGGGATAATGAGAAGAAAATTGCGATTTTGCATGAAAACTTCACAACGGTCAGACCCGAAGATCCATTTGAAGATTTTATCACAAAGCCTCCAGTTAGAAAG CTTGTTCATGACAAAGAGATAAACGCAGAGGATGAGCAGGTATTCCTGATGAAGCAACAG tcttTGCTAGCAAAGCAGCCAGCCACGCCAACGAGAGGAGCAACA GAGTCTCCAGGACGGACAGCCTCAGGGTCTCCAAGGCCTGCAGGTCGCGCTGGCCAACCCACAGTGACCAGCGGCTCACCGATGGCTGCTGTGAAAAAGCCTGACCCCAACATGAAAG CGGGAGCTGCCAATGAGGGAGTGCTGGCTAACTTCTTTAACAGTCTGTTGAGTAAAAAGACTGGATCCCCAGGATCCCCAGGGAGCCCGGGGAGTGGAGCAGTAGGAGCTGGAGTTCAAGGGTCTGCCAAGAAAACAG gGCAGAAGCCGGGTTTGACTGACGTCCAGGCTGAGTTGGACAGGATGACTCGCAAACAAGACTCCATGGTTTCAGCTAACAACATACCACCGCCGACAGAGAACGAAGCGTGA